From the genome of Hyperolius riggenbachi isolate aHypRig1 chromosome 9, aHypRig1.pri, whole genome shotgun sequence, one region includes:
- the LOC137531964 gene encoding acyl-coenzyme A thioesterase 6-like has product MLRGVSCLAAGLLKASYSYTLLSRSVTLSVSPEIGLADEKLRITVQDLTPKQQVTLRAVVVDDQDCLFDSCAHYEADSNGTVDLHRDPSVGGDYTGVLPMGLLWSLSPSIIEKPFRRLEKKSVHESPMVMEILVHKGHMDPKAIPGHLVTKKEIKRLFCAPGVRRIRLREGAVRGSLFLPPGEGSFPGVIDMFGDDGGLVEYRSSLLASRGFAALALPYFSFEDLPPAMTEFHLEYFEEASKFLSQHPKVKGPGVGVIGTGKGADLALSMMTFLPRVVATVSISGCCANTAAKLTYKDVTIPPLAYDLGRVRVSERAVFDVFDALDDPLDPANSQCLIPIEKADGQFMFVVGENDQNWKSSVYAHIAIDRLKRNGKSNYTLLTYPGTGHRIDPPSSPFCMVAIDRVLGVPILGGGEMKTHCQAQEDSWQKIQDFFHLHLR; this is encoded by the exons ATGCTGCGTGGAGTGAGTTGCCTGGCTGCAGGGCTGTTGAAGGCTTCCTATAGCTACACATTACTAAGCAGATCAGTGACTTTGTCTGTGTCACCAGAGATTGGCCTGGCTGATGAGAAGCTGCGTATCACAGTGCAGGATCTCACCCCCAAACAGCAGGTGACGCTCAGAGCTGTTGTGGTGGATGACCAGGACTGCCTGTTTGACTCTTGTGCCCACTATGAGGCTGACAGCAATGGCACTGTGGATCTACACAGGGATccttctgttggaggggactacaCAGGGGTGCTGCCTATGGGGCTGCTCTGGAGCCTTTCTCCCTCTATTATAGAGAAGCCCTTCCGGAGACTAGAGAAGAAGAGTGTCCATGAGTCCCCCATGGTCATGGAGATTCTGGTACACAAGGGCCACATGGATCCCAAAGCCATACCAGGGCACTTAGTAACTAAGAAAGAGATCAAACGGCTCTTCTGTGCCCCTGGAGTGCGACGAATCAGGCTGAGGGAGGGGGCAGTGCGAGGCAGCCTGTTTCTACCTCCAG GGGAGGGTTCCTTTCCTGGCGTGATTGACATGTTTGGAGATGATGGCGGTCTGGTGGAATATCGCTCCAGTCTTCTAGCCAGCCGTGGATTTGCTGCCCTGGCCCTGCCATACTTTTCTTTCGAAGATCTCCCACCAGCAATGACCGAATTTCACTTGGAGTACTTTGAGGAAGCTTCTAAATTTTTGTCTCAGCATCCCAAA GTTAAAGGTCCTGGAGTTGGTGTTATAGGAACTGGCAAAGGTGCAGATCTTGCTCTTTCCATGATGACCTTCCTACCCCGGGTGGTGGCAACAGTGAGCATCTCTGGGTGTTGTGCCAACACTGCTGCCAAGTTGACCTACAAAGATGTCACCATCCCACCCTTGGCTTATGACCTGGGCCGAGTGCGAGTGTCAGAAAGGGCAGTGTTTGATGTCTTCGATGCTCTGGATGATCCTCTGGATCCTGCTAATAGCCAGTGCCTCATCCCTATAGAGAAAGCCGATGGTCAGTTCATGTTTGTTGTTGGTGAAAATGACCAGAACTGGAAAAGTTCTGTCTATGCTCACATAGCCATTGATCGCCTGAAGAGAAATGGGAAAAGTAACTATACCTTGCTGACTTACCCCGGAACTGGCCATAGAATAGACCCTCCCAGCTCTCCCTTCTGCATGGTGGCCATCGATCGGGTCCTGGgcgtacctatcctggggggtggAGAAATGAAAACTCACTGCCAGGCTCAGGAAGATTCGTGGCAGAAAATACAAGACTTCTTTCATTTGCATCTTAGATAA